The Streptomyces sp. DH-12 genome has a window encoding:
- a CDS encoding Imm7 family immunity protein, protein MFEYHGWITVRETATDDDEPRLRQIVDELHLHLAQMESPYLLDLRWMNGEPFIHLGGSSNHRSSPDVVELFEHVAVVAPGSYGLLHVIDDEEPEHENEVRVLRLVRGRVTHHTEALLSPYIPTVEDPFTG, encoded by the coding sequence ATGTTTGAGTATCACGGGTGGATCACGGTCAGAGAGACCGCAACCGATGACGACGAGCCCCGGTTGCGGCAGATCGTCGATGAACTGCACCTCCACCTTGCCCAGATGGAAAGCCCGTACTTGCTTGATCTCAGGTGGATGAACGGCGAGCCGTTCATCCACCTCGGCGGCTCTTCCAATCACCGCTCGTCGCCTGACGTTGTCGAACTGTTCGAGCATGTGGCAGTGGTTGCCCCTGGTTCCTACGGGCTCCTCCACGTTATCGATGACGAGGAACCGGAACACGAGAACGAGGTACGCGTGCTGAGGCTCGTCCGAGGCAGGGTCACGCACCACACGGAGGCATTGCTGTCTCCGTACATCCCTACGGTGGAAGATCCCTTCACTGGGTGA